Proteins found in one Oncorhynchus mykiss isolate Arlee chromosome 17, USDA_OmykA_1.1, whole genome shotgun sequence genomic segment:
- the LOC110493269 gene encoding protein ABHD14B-like: protein MTEGSLHVESCKASLFYRQAEPATGEVNLSILLLHGICFSSENWLNIGTLETLAKAGCCAVAIDLPGFGQSKSSVAPSAVGELAPGGFLKQVCVALGMGPVVVVSPSVSGMYSLPFLFQHEALVQAYIAVAPICTEKFTVEQYISIQVRAGVYTLNNLRKLANHKVLVMKGAGHPCYLDDPATWHTALTDFLSTL, encoded by the exons ATGACAGAAGGGAGCTTGCATGTGGAATCCTGCAAGGCCTCCCTGTTTTACAGACAAGCTGAACCGGCTACAGGTGAAGTCAATCTGTCCATCCTACTTCTGCACGGCATCTGTTTCTCATCTGAGAATTGGCTCAATATAGGTACACTGGAGACATTGGCCAAAGCTGGCTGTTGTGCTGTGGCCATCGACCTACCAG GTTTTGGTCAGTCTAAGTCATCAGTGGCCCCATCCGCTGTAGGAGAGCTGGCCCCTGGTGGGTTCCTGAAGCAGGTGTGTGTGGCCCTGGGGATGGGGCCAGTCGTGGTAGTCAGTCCCTCTGTCAGTGGCATGTACTCCCTGCCCTTCCTCTTCCAGCACGAGGCTCTGGTCCAGGCATACATCGCTGTGGCTCCTATCTGCACTGAGAAATTCACAGTAGAGCAGTACATCAGCATACAGGTGCGTGCAGGTGTGTAC ACTCTGAACAACCTGAGGAAGCTAGCCAATCACAAGGTGTTGGTGATGAAAGGAGCAGGACATCCATGCTATCTGGATGACCCAGCCACGTGGCACACGGCTCTCACTGACTTTCTCAGTACGTTGTGA